In Planctomycetaceae bacterium, a single genomic region encodes these proteins:
- a CDS encoding DUF1003 domain-containing protein, translating to MKNTANHRVRCDICGKDVARSSAMPAAIVRPALADIIRRDHPDWPADGNICLTDLNRYRGIYVQDVLETERGELSALEQDVVRSLRDHELLSQNINQEFETQTTFGQKVADSVASFGGSWSFIISFGVILVVWITINTHLVLSKPFDPFPFILLNLVLSCLAAMQAPVIMMSQNRQEAKDRLRSEHDYRVNLKAELEIRQLHSKLDLLLTHQWQRLLEIQQVQTDLLEEMSGRKQR from the coding sequence ATGAAAAACACGGCGAATCACCGCGTCCGCTGCGACATCTGCGGCAAAGACGTTGCTCGATCATCAGCCATGCCGGCAGCCATCGTGCGGCCTGCGCTGGCGGACATCATTCGGCGAGACCACCCGGACTGGCCGGCGGACGGCAACATCTGTCTGACCGACCTGAATCGGTACCGCGGCATCTATGTGCAGGACGTGCTGGAAACCGAGCGAGGCGAACTGTCGGCGCTGGAACAGGACGTCGTAAGAAGTCTGCGGGATCACGAGCTGTTGTCTCAGAACATCAACCAGGAATTCGAGACGCAGACAACATTCGGCCAGAAGGTCGCCGATTCGGTCGCGAGCTTCGGCGGCAGTTGGTCATTCATCATTTCGTTCGGCGTCATTCTCGTTGTGTGGATCACGATCAACACGCATCTGGTGCTGTCGAAACCCTTCGACCCGTTTCCGTTTATCCTGCTGAACCTGGTGTTGTCGTGTTTGGCCGCCATGCAGGCTCCCGTGATCATGATGAGTCAGAATCGTCAGGAGGCGAAGGACCGGCTGCGTTCGGAGCACGACTATCGCGTCAACCTGAAAGCGGAACTGGAGATTCGCCAGTTGCATTCCAAGCTGGACCTGCTGCTCACGCACCAATGGCAGCGGTTGCTGGAAATTCAACAGGTACAGACAGACCTGCTGGAAGAAATGAGCGGCCGCAAACAGCGATGA
- a CDS encoding UDP-N-acetylglucosamine--N-acetylmuramyl-(pentapeptide) pyrophosphoryl-undecaprenol N-acetylglucosamine transferase, with the protein MPARKSNLAARERCVAFAGGGSGGHLTPAIAIAEELRTLWPDLKLLFFISERLVDQQILDASGLNESASVILVRQAIQPGPSLKRRPLRFLRGVTASVRQCRRSLEQHGCGFVLGLGGFASVPAILASRRFRLPVALLETNTIPGRANRMLSRFADVTFSGFPMEQRFVDRWVSPLITTAVPLRRSFFQSTGDHVQQTIDVSAERPPAVDVRGSSANRSGNRAEKLLLVLGGSQGAQRLNELVVNAVRLPGVLPPDWEILHQTGADDVDRVRARYAECCGNVRVVPFIDDVCAAMKSASLVISRAGAVSLAEISAVGRASILIPLRNAADGHQLQNAVFCVSRDAALIVDEADSGAVDVLAGHVRRVCGSEQTRDSMAAAAAGLQQRDAAATIAKHILSQMVDRQPAFGADP; encoded by the coding sequence ATGCCCGCCAGAAAATCGAATCTCGCAGCGCGTGAACGCTGCGTTGCGTTTGCCGGCGGAGGTTCCGGCGGGCACCTCACACCGGCCATCGCGATCGCGGAAGAACTGCGAACGCTGTGGCCGGACCTGAAGCTGCTGTTCTTCATCAGCGAGCGACTCGTCGATCAGCAGATCCTGGACGCCAGCGGCCTGAATGAGTCAGCGAGCGTCATTCTCGTGCGGCAGGCCATTCAGCCCGGACCATCGCTGAAGCGACGTCCGCTGCGGTTTCTGCGCGGCGTGACTGCATCGGTCCGGCAGTGCCGAAGATCGCTGGAGCAACATGGATGCGGCTTCGTTCTGGGGCTGGGTGGTTTCGCATCCGTGCCGGCGATTCTCGCAAGCCGCCGGTTCAGACTGCCGGTGGCTCTGCTGGAAACGAATACAATCCCCGGTCGGGCGAACCGTATGCTGAGCCGTTTCGCGGATGTCACGTTTTCCGGCTTCCCCATGGAACAGCGATTCGTCGATCGCTGGGTGTCGCCGCTGATAACGACTGCTGTACCGCTTCGGCGCAGCTTCTTTCAGTCAACCGGTGATCACGTTCAGCAGACGATTGATGTTTCCGCCGAACGACCTCCGGCCGTCGACGTGCGCGGGTCGTCCGCCAATCGTTCAGGGAATCGCGCCGAGAAGCTGTTGCTGGTGCTGGGCGGCAGTCAGGGTGCTCAGCGGCTGAATGAACTTGTTGTGAACGCAGTTCGGTTGCCCGGTGTACTGCCGCCGGATTGGGAAATTCTGCATCAAACCGGCGCGGACGACGTTGATCGCGTCAGAGCCCGGTACGCCGAATGCTGCGGCAACGTTCGGGTGGTTCCGTTCATTGACGATGTCTGTGCCGCGATGAAGTCAGCGTCGCTGGTGATTAGTCGAGCGGGAGCGGTTTCGCTGGCGGAGATTTCCGCGGTCGGCCGAGCGTCGATCCTGATCCCGCTGAGAAACGCGGCGGACGGGCATCAGTTACAGAACGCCGTCTTCTGCGTCAGCCGCGATGCGGCGCTGATTGTCGACGAAGCGGACAGCGGCGCCGTTGACGTTCTGGCAGGCCACGTGCGTCGCGTCTGCGGCAGTGAGCAGACGCGCGACAGCATGGCAGCCGCGGCTGCCGGACTTCAACAGCGTGATGCCGCGGCAACAATTGCCAAACACATTCTGTCACAGATGGTTGACAGACAGCCTGCCTTCGGCGCTGATCCGTGA
- a CDS encoding AAA family ATPase: MAEKHKLDGISLSLSAPDQSPGEWIGQGEILKQLLACWLVVDARDLPLTPRLLGTPGIGKTTLAISGARTRGQDLYIYQCTADTRPEDLLVTPVLAESGKIAYHASPLVTAMIRGGICILDEGNRMNEKSWASLAPLLDHRRYVESIVAGVTIHAHADFRCAVTMNDDESTFEIPDYILSRLQPTLTLGHPTRADEMAILQYHLPFADDQMLNLTVNFLQESHSLNLDFSTRDGINVLRYALKRLAQNPEHPVARDDLWREALERCLGEDAEDLHSLAERKNQSLGGNIVPMGLGDFFFSPDDPLHPDFEDDDDDDNLDFGDTEHDSDDDEMPF; the protein is encoded by the coding sequence ATGGCTGAAAAACATAAACTTGACGGCATCTCGCTTAGCTTGTCCGCGCCCGACCAGAGTCCGGGGGAATGGATCGGTCAGGGAGAAATCCTGAAACAGTTGCTGGCCTGCTGGCTGGTTGTGGACGCGCGGGACCTGCCGCTGACTCCGCGGCTGCTGGGGACTCCGGGCATCGGAAAGACGACGCTGGCCATTTCCGGAGCACGCACGCGCGGCCAGGACTTGTACATCTATCAGTGTACGGCGGACACCCGGCCGGAAGACCTGCTGGTGACGCCGGTGCTGGCTGAAAGCGGAAAGATTGCGTACCACGCATCGCCGCTGGTGACGGCGATGATCCGCGGCGGCATCTGCATTCTGGACGAAGGCAACCGCATGAATGAAAAGTCGTGGGCCAGTCTGGCGCCGCTGCTGGACCATCGGCGATACGTCGAATCGATCGTCGCCGGTGTCACCATTCATGCTCATGCCGACTTTCGCTGTGCCGTGACGATGAACGACGATGAGTCTACGTTCGAAATTCCCGACTACATTCTCAGCCGGCTGCAGCCCACTCTGACGCTCGGCCACCCCACGCGCGCGGACGAGATGGCCATCCTGCAGTATCACCTGCCGTTCGCCGATGATCAGATGCTGAACCTGACTGTGAATTTTCTGCAGGAGTCGCATTCACTGAATCTGGATTTCAGCACTCGCGACGGAATCAATGTGCTGCGGTACGCGCTGAAGCGGCTGGCTCAGAATCCCGAACACCCCGTCGCCCGCGATGATCTTTGGCGGGAAGCTCTGGAACGCTGTCTGGGTGAAGATGCCGAAGACCTGCATTCGCTGGCCGAACGAAAGAACCAGTCGCTGGGTGGAAACATTGTGCCGATGGGCCTGGGCGACTTCTTCTTTTCCCCGGACGATCCGCTGCACCCGGACTTTGAAGACGACGATGACGATGACAATCTGGATTTCGGCGACACCGAACACGACAGCGACGACGACGAAATGCCGTTTTAG
- a CDS encoding creatininase family protein has product MRPWILAETNFSHVRDCHYDVAVLPMGATEPHNLHLPYGTDTFEADAIGSRACEAAWNAGARVIMLPTIPYGTETNQAKCRLSMNVNPSTLAMVIGDLVDSLENHGVRKLLILNSHGGNEFKPLLRELHGKTTVQLFLCDWFRGISADVQKDIFDDAGDHAGEMETALALAYFRDLVVFNADGTLQADDGTVNPTRFGAVNNGWVSITRPWHLLTTNTGSGNPHPATADKGERLMTVIVERLSQFLVELASSRLDEEFPF; this is encoded by the coding sequence ATGCGTCCCTGGATACTGGCCGAAACGAATTTTTCGCACGTCCGCGACTGCCATTACGATGTCGCCGTCCTGCCGATGGGCGCCACGGAGCCGCATAACCTGCACCTGCCGTACGGCACGGATACCTTCGAAGCTGACGCGATTGGTTCCCGGGCCTGCGAAGCTGCATGGAACGCCGGCGCGCGAGTCATCATGCTGCCGACAATTCCTTACGGCACTGAAACAAATCAGGCGAAGTGCCGGTTGTCAATGAACGTCAATCCGTCGACGCTGGCGATGGTAATTGGCGACCTGGTGGATTCGCTGGAAAATCACGGTGTGCGCAAGTTGCTGATTCTGAACAGTCACGGCGGCAATGAATTCAAACCGCTGCTGCGCGAATTACACGGCAAGACGACCGTGCAGTTGTTTCTGTGCGACTGGTTCCGGGGCATCAGTGCTGATGTTCAGAAAGACATATTCGATGACGCAGGCGACCATGCGGGAGAAATGGAGACGGCGCTGGCGCTGGCGTATTTCCGCGACCTGGTCGTGTTCAACGCGGATGGTACGCTGCAGGCCGACGACGGCACGGTCAACCCGACGCGATTCGGCGCGGTCAACAACGGCTGGGTCAGCATCACGCGGCCATGGCACCTGCTGACCACAAACACGGGTTCCGGAAATCCTCACCCCGCGACGGCGGACAAGGGTGAGCGGCTGATGACGGTCATTGTGGAACGCCTGTCGCAGTTTCTGGTCGAACTGGCATCGTCGCGGCTGGATGAAGAGTTTCCCTTTTGA
- the mntR gene encoding manganese-binding transcriptional regulator MntR, giving the protein MSVRKITTRSHQRTRQDHSTELAEDYVEAIAEMTAGDAVCRVVDLARRFAVSHVTVNRAVARLERDGLVSTQPYAPVELTAKGRRMATAARERHEVVYAFLKALGVSDETAAVDAEGIEHHVSPETLKLMEHFATRNARNTAS; this is encoded by the coding sequence GTGTCCGTCCGAAAAATCACGACACGCAGTCACCAGCGAACTCGCCAGGATCATTCCACCGAACTGGCCGAGGACTACGTGGAAGCGATTGCCGAGATGACCGCCGGCGACGCCGTCTGCCGCGTGGTGGATCTGGCTCGAAGATTCGCGGTCAGCCACGTCACGGTGAATCGGGCTGTCGCCAGGCTGGAGCGTGATGGACTTGTCAGCACGCAACCGTACGCTCCCGTGGAACTGACTGCCAAGGGCCGTCGGATGGCGACGGCCGCCAGAGAGCGGCATGAAGTCGTTTACGCGTTTCTGAAAGCTCTGGGAGTCAGCGATGAGACCGCCGCGGTCGACGCCGAAGGCATCGAACATCACGTCAGCCCGGAAACGCTGAAGCTGATGGAACACTTCGCGACAAGAAACGCACGAAACACGGCTTCGTAA
- a CDS encoding hemolysin family protein, whose product MSGLLETALIVTVAAGALLMALACFSLRDFSRSRLEEICKEHDRLDRFGHILRNSERALLLMELVLMLVVIASSWTAARSSAFAGFEFPYSAGWLAVAEWLIRVVGILLIVSLLYIALPWTVSRVRGESLLFHIWPPISLLCRMTGPVWVMATRLDRLIHRVFDVPEPDSAPASMLADELLSVVDESQREGILQFQASTMIHRVMDLYDEDIAAIMTPRTDIVAVNASTKIRDAVPIIVEHGYSRVPVIRDNVDDVVGILYARDLLAFAISDNADASERTVETIVRDAFYAPESQGIDDLLEAMRQKKVHMAIVVDEYSGVSGLVTLEDILEEIVGEISDEYDEEEQPLVKRHKDGHTEVDARCPIDDLNEEFDLNLPEDEEFDTVGGFLLSCFGRIPESGETHQWQNLKLTVLEADERRILRIRIDAEVQQPGQEVEQL is encoded by the coding sequence GTGAGCGGTCTGCTCGAAACGGCATTGATCGTCACTGTGGCCGCCGGAGCCCTGCTGATGGCTCTGGCCTGCTTCAGTCTCCGGGACTTCTCCCGCAGCCGCCTGGAAGAGATCTGTAAGGAACATGACCGGCTGGATCGCTTCGGTCATATCCTTCGCAACAGCGAACGAGCACTGCTGCTGATGGAACTGGTGCTGATGCTGGTCGTCATTGCCAGCTCATGGACGGCCGCCCGCAGCAGCGCTTTTGCCGGCTTCGAGTTTCCCTATTCCGCCGGCTGGCTGGCTGTCGCGGAATGGCTGATTCGCGTCGTGGGCATTCTGCTGATCGTGTCGCTGCTGTACATCGCGCTGCCCTGGACAGTCTCGCGCGTGCGCGGCGAATCACTGCTGTTCCACATCTGGCCGCCGATCAGCCTGCTGTGCCGCATGACCGGTCCGGTCTGGGTGATGGCGACTCGGCTGGACAGGCTGATTCATCGCGTCTTTGACGTTCCCGAACCCGATTCCGCGCCGGCCAGTATGCTGGCGGACGAATTGCTGTCCGTCGTCGACGAAAGCCAGCGGGAAGGCATCCTGCAGTTTCAGGCGTCGACGATGATTCATCGCGTGATGGACCTTTACGACGAAGACATCGCCGCCATCATGACGCCGCGAACCGACATCGTTGCCGTTAATGCGTCCACGAAAATCCGCGACGCCGTGCCGATCATTGTCGAACACGGCTATTCGCGCGTGCCCGTCATTCGCGACAACGTCGATGATGTTGTCGGCATTCTGTACGCCAGAGACCTGCTGGCATTTGCCATCAGCGACAACGCCGATGCGTCGGAACGCACGGTGGAAACCATCGTCCGCGACGCCTTCTACGCTCCGGAATCCCAGGGCATCGATGACCTGCTGGAAGCCATGCGGCAGAAGAAGGTTCACATGGCGATTGTTGTCGACGAATACAGCGGCGTTTCCGGGCTGGTGACGCTGGAAGATATTCTGGAAGAGATCGTCGGTGAGATTTCCGACGAGTACGACGAGGAAGAACAGCCGCTGGTCAAACGCCACAAGGACGGTCACACCGAAGTCGACGCGCGCTGTCCGATCGACGATCTGAATGAGGAATTCGATCTGAATCTGCCGGAAGACGAAGAGTTCGACACAGTCGGCGGATTTCTGCTGAGTTGCTTCGGCCGCATTCCCGAGTCCGGTGAGACTCACCAGTGGCAGAATCTGAAGCTGACCGTCCTGGAAGCGGACGAACGCCGCATTCTGCGAATTCGAATTGACGCCGAAGTGCAGCAGCCCGGCCAGGAAGTCGAACAGCTCTGA
- the ybeY gene encoding rRNA maturation RNase YbeY: MTTYELDISVSRTSVPVDVRQLQQDLERALHQEQVARAVLSVSIVDNAAIHELNRRHLQHDFPTDVISFALDWSADDRDSPGNGPAERSAGASIEGEIVVSAEFAAESAERCGWSVQNELTLYVVHGMLHLCGYDDLSGSEKSVMRAREISILTALGLEPRYPDDPRLAIPGDDDEPPGPAPDSASRQAAPEVRL; encoded by the coding sequence GTGACGACTTACGAACTTGACATCTCTGTCTCACGAACCTCAGTTCCCGTGGATGTTCGGCAACTTCAACAGGATCTGGAACGCGCGCTGCATCAGGAACAGGTCGCTCGCGCGGTCCTGAGTGTGTCGATCGTCGATAACGCCGCGATCCATGAATTGAACCGCCGCCATCTTCAGCACGATTTTCCGACCGACGTCATCAGCTTCGCGCTGGACTGGTCGGCCGACGATCGTGATTCACCCGGAAACGGTCCCGCTGAACGGTCCGCCGGGGCTTCGATTGAAGGCGAAATCGTCGTCAGTGCCGAGTTCGCTGCGGAGTCCGCCGAACGATGCGGGTGGTCCGTGCAGAACGAGTTGACACTGTACGTCGTTCATGGAATGCTGCACCTCTGCGGATACGACGACCTGTCAGGCAGCGAAAAATCTGTGATGCGAGCACGCGAAATCTCGATCCTGACCGCTCTGGGACTGGAACCTCGCTACCCGGACGACCCTCGCCTTGCAATTCCGGGTGATGACGACGAACCTCCCGGACCGGCACCGGATTCCGCGTCACGCCAGGCAGCACCGGAGGTTCGCTTGTGA
- a CDS encoding HDIG domain-containing protein, which produces MSFFGTRRSRQTRVYRPTQSVWEKINVALQDYRVLTQLLLGLLAVLALLLATQSWRSRFTYRIGQFVSDGVLARVAFRVENDLETRRAKAEAMEDSPLFFTQQNDVLDSLTSTFRSQLTDLANAESIANLPAGVAEGFGLNPAADPDAEKKFSTLKKVLTESGNAVGDQVDQLFIEFGQLIAPTRLAGLLEASAYPQLNNAERAITPQQAIRIVNSEGELKHSGSLADILLADQLRDTGRLGRGWVELPVLKPLRPFVETWLLKNFKGQVTYDAATTETRRQQAFEDVETVFDAFPAGTVLVPPESRIEADQQRRLLQLEYEAYEAGVSLSERLVRVVAASLMLILLVVLFGTYLKRSFEELLRDSVQLLSFILICAFAVGVACLLSRDPWRAEIIPIMAAVMIVAIVYDQMLAILTAFMLCVLVSMSTVGQLSHFVVLMIICFVAVAPLRRVSSRSTLIKAGFLIAAVAFVSVWGISIVVNPEAAGIWNDSATISEGLKFAGWSLVCCYLVTGSLPFIESAFDIVTDISLLELTLASHPLLQELARRAPGTYNHSSNVAAIGEAAADAIGANGLLVRVGAHFHDIGKMVKPEYFIENMIEGQENQHRNLAPAMSALIIIGHVKDGSEMAEQHNLPQKLIDFIEQHHGTTLVQYFYHEATMRLDQDHRTDAEESTFRYPGPRPQTRETGVMMLADAVESASRSLSEPTPKRIQSLVREITLKRLLDGQFDECGLKMSELRIVQESLVKSLLAIHHGRIKYPDQKPA; this is translated from the coding sequence ATGTCATTCTTTGGGACACGTCGTTCCCGCCAGACTCGGGTCTATCGGCCCACGCAATCCGTCTGGGAAAAGATCAACGTCGCTCTGCAGGATTATCGAGTCCTGACCCAGTTGCTGCTGGGTCTGCTGGCCGTCCTGGCGCTGCTGCTGGCGACTCAGTCCTGGCGGTCACGATTCACGTATCGCATCGGTCAGTTCGTTTCCGACGGTGTGCTCGCCCGCGTTGCGTTCCGTGTGGAGAACGATCTGGAGACGCGCCGCGCCAAGGCGGAAGCCATGGAAGACTCGCCGCTGTTCTTCACGCAGCAAAACGATGTGCTGGACAGTCTGACGTCGACGTTTCGCAGCCAGTTGACCGATCTGGCGAACGCGGAATCCATCGCCAATCTGCCGGCCGGCGTCGCGGAAGGATTCGGGCTGAACCCGGCCGCCGATCCCGACGCGGAAAAGAAATTTTCCACACTAAAGAAGGTGCTGACGGAATCCGGAAATGCGGTCGGTGACCAGGTCGATCAGTTGTTCATTGAATTCGGACAGCTGATCGCCCCCACCCGACTGGCGGGACTGTTGGAAGCGTCCGCGTATCCTCAGTTGAACAACGCGGAACGCGCCATCACGCCGCAGCAGGCGATCCGCATCGTCAATTCCGAAGGCGAACTGAAACATTCGGGATCACTGGCCGACATTCTGCTGGCCGACCAGTTGCGCGATACCGGTCGGCTGGGCCGCGGCTGGGTGGAATTGCCGGTTCTGAAACCGCTTCGGCCGTTTGTGGAAACGTGGCTGCTGAAGAACTTCAAGGGGCAGGTCACGTACGACGCGGCCACTACCGAGACTCGCCGACAGCAGGCATTTGAAGACGTCGAGACCGTTTTCGATGCGTTTCCGGCCGGAACGGTGCTGGTGCCTCCGGAGTCCCGTATCGAAGCCGATCAGCAGCGGCGACTGCTGCAGCTGGAATACGAAGCCTATGAAGCGGGAGTCAGTCTGTCGGAGCGGCTGGTCAGAGTTGTCGCCGCATCGCTGATGCTGATATTGCTGGTAGTGTTGTTCGGGACCTACCTGAAACGGTCGTTTGAGGAGCTGCTGCGGGATTCCGTCCAACTGCTGTCGTTCATCCTGATCTGTGCGTTCGCCGTCGGCGTCGCCTGTCTGCTGAGCCGCGATCCGTGGCGTGCCGAGATCATTCCCATCATGGCCGCGGTGATGATCGTGGCCATTGTCTACGACCAGATGCTGGCGATTCTGACGGCCTTCATGCTGTGCGTGCTGGTGTCGATGTCAACAGTCGGGCAGCTCAGCCACTTCGTCGTGCTGATGATTATCTGCTTCGTCGCCGTGGCTCCGCTGCGGCGAGTTTCGTCGCGGTCCACGCTGATAAAGGCCGGATTCCTCATCGCTGCCGTCGCGTTTGTTTCCGTCTGGGGAATCAGCATCGTTGTGAATCCCGAGGCAGCCGGTATCTGGAATGATTCCGCGACAATTTCGGAAGGGCTGAAGTTTGCCGGCTGGTCACTCGTCTGCTGCTACCTGGTGACCGGAAGTCTGCCGTTTATCGAATCGGCGTTTGACATTGTCACTGACATCAGTCTGCTGGAACTGACGCTCGCATCGCATCCGCTGCTGCAGGAACTCGCCCGCCGGGCTCCCGGCACCTACAACCATTCCAGCAACGTCGCGGCAATTGGAGAAGCCGCAGCCGACGCCATCGGTGCCAATGGACTGCTGGTGCGAGTCGGAGCGCACTTCCATGACATCGGCAAGATGGTGAAGCCCGAATACTTCATCGAGAATATGATCGAAGGCCAGGAAAACCAGCACCGGAATCTCGCTCCCGCCATGAGTGCTCTGATCATCATCGGGCACGTCAAGGACGGATCGGAAATGGCCGAACAGCACAACCTGCCTCAGAAGCTGATCGACTTCATCGAACAGCATCACGGCACGACGCTGGTTCAGTATTTCTATCATGAGGCGACGATGCGGCTGGACCAGGATCATCGGACCGACGCCGAAGAATCGACGTTCCGCTATCCGGGCCCGCGGCCGCAGACTCGCGAAACCGGAGTCATGATGCTCGCCGACGCCGTCGAAAGCGCCAGCCGCAGTCTCAGCGAACCGACTCCCAAGCGGATTCAGTCGCTGGTCCGCGAAATCACGCTGAAACGGCTGCTGGACGGCCAGTTCGATGAATGCGGTCTGAAGATGAGCGAGCTGAGAATTGTTCAGGAATCTCTGGTGAAGAGCCTGCTGGCCATTCACCACGGTCGCATCAAATACCCCGATCAGAAGCCGGCGTGA
- a CDS encoding PhoH family protein: MAEANIRLQHPDEARSLFGPRDQHLRQLREATGASVVLRGNAIRILGDEAQVDHCREVLQQWQTILLRHDELRPSDVQQTLNLNVEPAALATETLYGNGCEIDAVDSAPPTYKSENRNGRGGRDKVGTVKPKTKGQQKYVAAMQDHSLVFCDGPAGCGKTYLAVAMALQALRQEEVRKIVLVRPAVEAGEKLGFLPGDMIAKVNPFLRPLLDAMNDMLEFEQVRRYMSNDVIEIAPLAFMRGRTLNDTFMILDEGQNTTVTQMKMFLTRMGINSRIVVTGDATQNDLPPGAASGLNDGIRRLSSIEGVAIVKMTGQDIVRHRLVREIVSAYEADSAVSASH, from the coding sequence ATGGCAGAGGCCAACATTCGACTCCAGCATCCCGATGAGGCCCGCAGTCTGTTCGGTCCGCGGGATCAGCACCTGCGGCAATTGCGGGAAGCAACCGGAGCCAGCGTTGTGCTGCGAGGCAACGCGATTCGAATTCTGGGTGACGAAGCACAGGTCGACCATTGCCGCGAAGTTCTGCAGCAGTGGCAGACAATTCTTCTGCGCCACGACGAACTGCGTCCCAGCGACGTGCAACAAACTCTTAACCTGAATGTGGAGCCCGCAGCATTGGCAACTGAAACCCTTTACGGCAACGGCTGCGAGATCGACGCGGTCGATTCAGCACCACCGACATACAAATCAGAAAATCGCAATGGCCGCGGTGGCCGCGACAAGGTCGGAACGGTCAAGCCGAAAACAAAGGGACAGCAGAAGTATGTGGCCGCTATGCAGGACCATTCGCTGGTGTTCTGCGACGGCCCTGCCGGCTGCGGCAAGACCTACCTGGCGGTCGCCATGGCTCTGCAGGCTCTGCGGCAGGAGGAAGTCCGCAAGATCGTGCTTGTTCGCCCGGCCGTGGAAGCCGGAGAGAAACTCGGTTTCCTTCCCGGTGACATGATTGCGAAGGTGAATCCATTCCTGCGCCCGCTGCTGGACGCGATGAATGACATGCTGGAATTTGAACAGGTGCGTCGTTACATGAGCAACGACGTGATCGAGATTGCTCCGCTGGCCTTCATGCGCGGCCGGACACTGAACGATACATTCATGATTCTGGACGAGGGGCAAAATACGACAGTTACGCAGATGAAGATGTTTCTGACCAGGATGGGAATCAATTCACGGATCGTTGTCACCGGCGACGCGACTCAGAACGACCTTCCGCCGGGAGCCGCCAGCGGGCTGAATGACGGAATCAGGCGACTTTCGTCAATCGAGGGGGTTGCCATTGTGAAAATGACCGGACAGGATATCGTGCGTCACCGGCTGGTACGCGAAATCGTTTCGGCGTACGAAGCGGACAGCGCCGTCAGCGCGAGTCACTGA
- the csrA gene encoding carbon storage regulator CsrA, with product MLVLSRQRDETIVIGDSIRITIVEVRGDKVRIGIDAPRDVTVHRQEVYDAIKRELENPKPESH from the coding sequence ATGTTAGTACTTTCGCGTCAGCGCGATGAAACCATTGTCATCGGAGATTCGATCCGAATCACGATCGTCGAAGTCCGCGGCGACAAGGTGCGCATCGGCATCGACGCTCCCCGCGACGTGACCGTTCATCGTCAGGAAGTTTACGACGCCATCAAACGAGAACTGGAGAATCCGAAACCGGAGTCTCACTAA